A genomic region of Thunnus maccoyii chromosome 13, fThuMac1.1, whole genome shotgun sequence contains the following coding sequences:
- the slc8a4a gene encoding solute carrier family 8 member 4a codes for MLLHKRILSCTPSFTPCMFISILLVLLPGVTHLSQGSTSHEDTGSTPGNCSSEDNCSDGVVLPMWNPQNPAVGDKVARAIVYFAALIYMFLGMSIIADRFMSSIEVITSQEKEITIKKPNGETTTTTVRIWNETVSNLTLMALGSSAPEILLSVIEVVGHNFEAGSLGPSTIVGSAAFNMFIIIAICVYVVPENETRKIKHLRVFFVTAAWSIFAYIWLYLILSVFSPGEVEVWEAVLTFLFFPLCVLQAWIADRRLLFYKYVHKRYRADKTRGIIIESEGDAMFTKMDLEMDGQGVNSHTHPKEALDGMLEGVEEGGGMSAEQDQEEEARREMARTLKDLKQRYPEKDMEQLIEMANYQVLVQQQKSRAFYRIQATRMMIGAGNILKKHAADQARKVVSCHEASGQEEDPNTIYLQFDPSHYQCFENCGSLKLSVSRHGGESGCTVKVDYRTEDGTANAGSDYEFAEGTLVFKPGETTKEFTVGVIDDDIFEEDEHFYVRLSNPRIVHRAEVSILEPSSITSSNSTVGISSHIPPKAALGSAHTATVTIYDDDHAGIFTFESNSMRVSESVGNMQVKVHRTSGARGKVAVPYHTAEGTAKAGEDYEEVSGKLEFQNDETMKLLNVKIIDDEEYEKNKTFTIVLEEPVLLEVGQRHGDTNDNKTAVGPDDVSKMGCPCLGEHTKLEVVIEESYEFKSTVDKLIKKTNLALVVGSSSWREQFVNAVTVSAGDDDEEESGEERLPSCFDYIMHFLTVFWKVLFAFVPPTEYWNGWACFFVSISLIGVLTAVTGDLASHFGCTIGLKDSVTAVVFVALGTSVPDTFASKVAAIQDQYADASIGNVTGSNAVNVFLGIGVAWTIAAVYWKSKNKVFKVQPGSLAFSVTLFTIMALVCVLVLLYRRRPSVSGGELGGPRTAKLLTFFLFLSIWFIYILLSSLETYCHVPGF; via the exons ATGTTACTGCACAAGCGTATTCTGAGCTGCACTCCATCTTTTACCCCTTGTATGTTCATCTCTATCCTGCTGGTTCTGCTCCCGGGAGTCACTCATCTCTCCCAGGGCAGCACCAGCCATGAAGATACTGGCAGCACACCAGGCAACTGCTCCAGTGAAGATAACTGCTCTGACGGAGTGGTGCTGCCCATGTGGAATCCACAAAACCCTGCGGTGGGTGACAAGGTGGCACGCGCCATTGTTTACTTTGCAGCTCTCATATACATGTTCTTGGGCATGTCCATCATCGCAGACCGCTTCATGTCTTCTATCGAGGTTATCACCTCTCAGGAAAAGGAGATCACCATCAAGAAGCCCAACGGTGAGACCACGACGACTACTGTGCGCATCTGGAATGAAACAGTGTCGAACCTCACCCTGATGGCGCTTGGATCATCAGCACCAGAGATCCTGCTGTCTGTCATCGAAGTGGTCGGCCATAATTTCGAGGCTGGATCTCTGGGTCCCAGCACCATTGTGGGCAGTGCTGCATTCAATATGTTCATTATCATCGCTATCTGTGTCTATGTGGTGCCAGAGAATGAAACTCGCAAGATAAAGCACCTGCGGGTGTTTTTTGTCACTGCTGCCTGGAGCATTTTCGCCTACATCTGGCTATATCTCATCCTGTCTGTGTTCTCCCCCGGAGAGGTGGAGGTTTGGGAGGCAGTTCTcaccttcctcttcttccctctttgTGTGCTGCAAGCCTGGATTGCAGACCGTCGCCTGCTCTTCTACAAGTACGTCCATAAGCGTTATCGCGCTGACAAGACCCGCGGCATTATCATTGAGTCAGAGGGAGATGCAATGTTCACCAAGATGGACCTGGAGATGGATGGCCAGGGTGTAAACTCCCACACTCACCCCAAAGAGGCACTGGATGGGATGCTGGAGGGGGTGGAGGAAGGTGGAGGGATGAGTGCCGAGCAAGACCAAGAGGAAGAGGCCCGACGGGAGATGGCTCGCACTCTGAAAGATTTAAAACAGAGGTACCCAGAGAAAGACATGGAGCAGCTGATTGAGATGGCCAATTACCAAGTGCTGGTCCAGCAACAGAAGAGCCGGGCCTTCTACCGCATTCAAGCCACACGCATGATGATCGGAGCGGGGAACATCCTGAAAAAGCACGCCGCTGACCAGGCCAGAAAGGTGGTGAGCTGTCATGAGGCCAGTGGGCAAGAGGAGGATCCCAACACCATCTACCTGCAGTTTGACCCCTCTCACTACCAGTGCTTTGAGAACTGTGGCTCCTTAAAGCTGTCAGTGAGCCGGCATGGAGGAGAAAGTGGCTGCACTGTTAAG GTGGATTACCGTACAGAGGATGGGACTGCTAATGCTGGCTCAGATTATGAGTTTGCTGAGGGTACTTTGGTCTTCAAGCCTGGTGAGACGACAAAAGAATTCACCGTTGGTGTTATTGATGATGACATTTTTGAAGAGGATGAGCATTTCTACGTGCGCCTTAGTAATCCACGTATAGTGCACCGAGCTGAGGTCTCCATCCTGGAGCCAAGCTCTATCACCTCCAGCAACAGCACAGTGGGCATCTCCTCCCACATCCCCCCAAAGGCGGCCCTGGGTAGCGCTCACACCGCCACAGTTACCATCTATGACGACGACCATGCTGGCATTTTCACCTTTGAGAGTAACTCCATGAGAGTCAGCGAGAGCGTCGGAAATATGCAGGTGAAGGTTCACCGGACGTCCGGGGCAAGGGGGAAAGTGGCGGTGCCTTACCACACCGCCGAGGGCACCGCCAAGGCCGGGGAGGACTACGAGGAGGTGTCAGGCAAGCTGGAGTTTCAGAACGATGAGACCAT GAAGCTGTTGAACGTGAAGATTATCGATGATGAGGAGTACGAGAAGAACAAGACTTTCACGATTGTGTTGGAGGAGCCGGTACTGCTGGAGGTGGGACAGAGACATG gagacacCAATGATAACAAGACAGCGGTGGGACCCGATGACGTGTCAAAGATGGGCTGTCCCTGTCTGGGAGAGCATACTAAGCTAGAGGTGGTCATTGAGGAGTCTTATGAATTCAAG agcACCGTGGACAAACTGATCAAAAAGACAAACCTGGCTCTGGTGGTTGggagcagcagctggagagagCAATTTGTTAATGCTGTCACTGTCAGCGCAG gtgatgatgatgaggaagagagCGGGGAGGAACGCTTGCCGTCCTGCTTTGATTACATCATGCACTTCCTGACAGTTTTCTGGAAAGTCCTCTTCGCTTTTGTCCCACCCACTGAGTACTGGAATGGCTGGGCCTGCTTCTTTGTGTCCATTTCCCTCATTGGCGTTCTGACAGCTGTGACCGGAGACTTGGCCTCTCATTTCGGCTGCACCATCGGTCTCAAAGACTCGGTCACCGCAGTGGTGTTCGTGGCCCTCGGCACCTCTGTTCCAG aCACATTTGCGAGCAAAGTGGCCGCCATCCAGGACCAATACGCTGACGCCTCCATCGGTAACGTGACAGGTAGCAACGCGGTGAACGTGTTCCTGGGCATCGGGGTGGCGTGGACCATCGCAGCTGTTTACTGGAAGAGCAAGAATAAGGTGTTCAAGGTGCAGCCGGGCTCCCTGGCCTTCTCTGTCACCCTCTTCACCATCATGGCGCTGGTGTGCGTGCTGGTGCTGCTCTACCGCCGGCGTCCGAGCGTATCGGGCGGAGAGCTCGGGGGCCCACGGACAGCCAAGCTCCTcaccttcttcctcttcctctccatctggTTCATCTACATCCTGTTGTCCTCTTTGGAGACCTACTGCCACGTGCCTGGTTTCTGA